The following nucleotide sequence is from Cucumis melo cultivar AY chromosome 1, USDA_Cmelo_AY_1.0, whole genome shotgun sequence.
atttatttagttcaatctaaatttttttaatggatacaatactatttaaaatttttcgtttatttaattattttatttccaaATTTGTAAGATTAGTTCAGTTGATTTTTATTGTTGGTTCTTTTAAACAAATGGATTTTATTAAAGTGTTTATTTATACAATGTCTTGAATGTTAGAgaattgttgttattatttaaaattttgacaAAAATAACTTAATAAAAGATTTTATCGAAAGTTTATGATCTAAATTATAGTTTTATTATCAAATTTGGATGATAAAAAGCACATAAATGGGTATTTCCTATTATAATTaccaaaattatttatttgttctAATTTATTATGAATTTAAGTTATATCGTCCTCATAAATAAACCATACCATGTCCATAAAGTTCTATCACATTTTTTGTAACTTAAACATTATAACATAATGttaattagaaattaaattGTTAGTTCTTACTTTTAATTACGTCCTATATTAAAATGTATTGAATGGAggatttaaaataataaaaaaagtattaTAAAAGAAGATCTTATAAATGAATATTTATCATTAATTCTACCCTATATGCCATGATGACTAGATTCTTTAGGGGggaaatattaaaataaattggCAGATTTTATAATATAACTTAATTAAAAACTACTGTTTTTAGTCCTTGATTTTACATTTTCTTATTTGGTGAGCAGATTTAAGAAACAAAGGTTGATAATGGACAATaaagttgaaataattaaaGTATTAATAAAGATAAAAGAGAGAATTAACAAAATTGAAATGATTTGCCATCTAGAGTAGTATGGGAAGAGAGAATCTGCCTCCTCAATAATTGATATTTTccttactttttaatttttaatttttcggtgccttaaatattttatcatcgtCCATTACATCACGCCTCCATGAAGTCCAAAAATCCACAACTCCAAATGGAAACGACAGATCAATCCATGCCttccttatttcttttcttttgaacgccaaatatttattttaaattaaattatactTTAAACTACGGTTAGCAAACTTAATTTAATTGCCATAAAgttaaacataataaaatattgaattaaACTTTACGTTTGATAGGTTCATACATTCTAAAAACGTCCAATAACTAGTCGTGTGACTTATttgatacaaaattaaaaactaaaatatttatttgacaCACGGTAAAAAATTTAAAGACATACTACGTACTTTCGAATATATTTTTCATTTCGACTTTAGATGACATGtatcacaatttttttaaaaaacaattaatGAGGATTAGATTATTGGCTAATTTCAAGGGTAGTTAGAACTTTTGGTGGGTAGGTAAATAAATTAGTCAAAACGAGGCTTTGTTTTCTTCTGTTTTTTCAGGTTGATTTGGTCAAATTAGCCATAGTTAACTGACAAGTGTGATAGGGGCTCAACTAGTCCATTTGTTTTAGTATAGAGCCTTCTAAACTTTGAGACTAAAGACCGGGTCAAGTATCAGtcaattttgattaaatataattttttatcttataaaaaatattttatttatatacaatgttattaatatttttaatataaatacaGTGATGTATCAGGAAGCCAAAAGCTTGAATTTGTGGATGGTAGAACaagaaaataaatagaaaatgaagTCTTGGTCGTTACTATGTGGAAACGACACCCCCACAAATTCACATATTGTAGTAAactataaagttttttttttcttttctttctaaaagaaaaaaaaaattaattgttcTGGAAACTTCTTAAAAACATATGAATGAACAGTTAATCTAGAGATTTCTTGAAATGCACTgatattattttgtattttgtaattttCTAGATACAAAGCTAGTTAGAGAAATTACCTATCCAACAAAGAAGAATCTCCTCCTCTGTTGCCTAACCAGCTGTCCCGTCTTGGCGTCTTCCACCATTTTTTTTGGAATGTCGAATGTGTCTAAGATGTAACTCTCTTGATACTTCTCTATGAGTATGATATTCTTTAAAACAGATTTTAATGGTGGAAACACATCATCCTCTCCGTTAGTAACTAAATCAGGTTATCGCTATTTGATTCCACTATCAAAAGCAAATGTGTTGCAGAACCATCTCTCTTGTAAACTAACTGCAACCACACAAACCTGATTTAGGAACAAGAGAGATCAAGACATCTTTGAGTAGTCTTTCATTTACAGAAATAATAAGCACACCTAAGTGATCCTAAAGAACCCAATCTAACTCGTTGTTACACACTCTTGGAAGGCAAGTCCACCCCTCTTTTGAATAATGTCGCAAAGGATCCTCTAATAATGATTTTCTAAGTTGATAGatgaagacaaatttaataCCTCCCACTCGTGgatttgaaataataataataaaaaagaatacaaTGCATGGGCTTGAAAACAAAACAACCCTAGACCTCCTGCTCTAATACCATTTTTGAATCACTAATTGGCTTAAAAACTTGAACCGATGAATaaagacaaatttaatataatatctaacatTTTCCATACATACTTCATGAACCTATCTAAATAGCTCCGAACCCCATAAAATGCTTCACCACGCATTAAAGGGTTGAAACCTACCGAAGCTccttatattttctaaaattaaatataagttttttttaatacaatcaTTTGGAGTAGAGATACTCAAACTTCTAGCTTTTCAATAAAGAATGTGTACGTGATCGGGAGTCAACTTACACTCAATAAATTAATAACAAAGTTAATTTTGTTCGTGcttcaataaaaattaatttgagtGACTTTAGATAATCAAtcatttcaaatttatttactaatatttataagacatattttaaataataaaattaatcaaaatattttaaaattttaaaaaaatttaagatttaaaatgACAGATTCAAAAATATGTTATAAAGTACCAAGTTTTCTTATATAtggtaaaaaactaaaaactttaaaatataaaattggaTGAAATTGTTAGTCTTaatttactatttaaaaataagtAGATAGATATTTTAGATGTTAACTAAAGAAAAGAACCCAACAACTCAAACTTAAACAATATTTGtacaaattataaaaacaaaaattataaataaaaagaaaattcatgTTTGAATTGTAAAACTTTATAATGTTTTTATTATatatctaaataaataaataaataatacaaaaagGGTATGATCGATTCCAAATAATGAAACTTGCTTTTCCTTCTTGTCCTATTTACCAACCTTCTATATATAAATCAATACCCTCAAAATCCCCCTTTCCTTGACAATCAATCAAGCTTCCACTTCCAACCATGTGCAAAGGCGTAGAACAGGAAGAAACCAAAGCCCCCGTCCGGCAACGTCTGACCACCGATGACCGGGCAGCCCGCGGTGGCGATCCTGTACGGTGCGAGCTATGCGGTTCGAGGGCGTCGCTGTATTGCGAAGCCGACGAGGCGTATTTGTGCGGGAAGTGCGACAAATCGGTTCACAACGCGAATTTCTTGGCCCTGCGGCACGTCCGGTGCTTGCTTTGCAACACCTGCCAGAGCCACACGCAACGGTACCTATTGGGAGCTTCCATGGAGGTTGTGGTTCCAAGTATTGTGAGTAGGGAGAGGAATTTCCTTAATTACCACTGTGATTCAGATGGTTTTGTTCAGAATTGCTCCCAAGTTTTGAAAACTCCTTGTCTCTTTCTGTAATTCCCTTCTTTAATTTGGCCttgtttattattatcattatattttttttccatgttataaacttataattatttaaagtgAAAAAATCTCTGATTTTAGGAGATCATGTCCCCCTCTCACTGCCAAATATATGCTAATAAATGATactcaaaattgaaaaataaatcaatcaaatcaaaatttaaatactCATAGGTATACCAACCAAGAATACACCATAACTCAATTGATATATGTAATGGGTGAATCTAAAGTTTAAaggacaaaaaagaaaatgattagACACCATTGTGAAATTTgtgaatatttaatttttttccccTCCTATTTTCTAATTTTAGTGGTGGAGCTTATGTTGGTGGTCAATTATTAAATTGAGTATCTTTTCTTTCACTTGAGTTTCAAGATCTTTTTGGTGTTGTACGAAACTTAATTAGATATCTTTTCAGTTGGTGTTGGATACACTCAATCTATTTTTTTAAGCTTGGACACTGTATTACACAATTGAGATTCTTTTTAATAAATACATCTCTTTTGTTTAATTTCCATCgtaattctgcttcacaatacTATTCTTAAacattgttatatata
It contains:
- the LOC103495577 gene encoding B-box domain protein 30 — protein: MCKGVEQEETKAPVRQRLTTDDRAARGGDPVRCELCGSRASLYCEADEAYLCGKCDKSVHNANFLALRHVRCLLCNTCQSHTQRYLLGASMEVVVPSIVSRERNFLNYHCDSDGFVQNCSQVLKTPCLFL